GCTTTTTTTATATCGTACCGACACAAAGTGTTATTGTTTGAACACACCGCTACCAGTTATCAAGATGACACGAATCGATTTATCACATGCGCTTTAAGCTTATGTGCGGAGCTGAGGCGCAAGGCGAGCGTATGAGTTGCTTGCgtttttgtgtgtctgtgtctgtgtctgtgtctgtgtctgtgtctgtgtctgtgcctgtgcctgtgcctgtgcatgtgtctgtgtctgtgtctgtgtctgtgtctgtgtctgtgtctgtgtctatgtgtatgtgcgtctgtctgcctgtctgtctgtctgtctgtctgtctgtatgtctgtctgtatgtctgtctgtctgtctgtctgtctgtctgtctgtcgccgtctgtgtctgtgtgattgtgtgtcactgtgtgtgcgtgtctgtctgtcagtcactcTGTCTTTCTGTTGAAAACAATACTTTTGTAACTCGTACATTTTCTATCCCCATCTACTGTATCATACGAGATTCACTCCTAGATCCAGGAAAGAGAGTTAGACACGTCATTTCGATTTCTTTCTGAGTCCACCAAAGTGGGATGTCTATATTTCAATTTAcgaaaaaataaatttcaaaaggAAGCTTTAAAACGTGATAGACTATTTCTATTTAGAGTTTGAGTGTATGTAAATTACCTGTTATACGGTAGTTGATAgcataggggcgtgtagtatttcttagattgagTGTATGTAAATGACCTGTTATACGGTAGTTTATAgcataggggcgtgtagtatttcttagattgttgttttcctggtctacaggctaaatataacaacgttttgactatatattcctacctgttatttctactagtattgagattattacatttgtagcagcaggattcgtacgatattttcttaagaaaacggcaatctaagcaataatacgtgacCCTGTGGTTGATAGACTGTATGGTATACATTGATATCGTGTTGATGGTGCCGGTTAAATTGCTAATAATACCGGAAGTATATGATCGGAGCATAGGGTACAATAgaaacacaacataacacacaaaaaacaaatttcatCTGTTAAATTCGTTGGAAACTTTCTTTTGATaaggagagggagagggagatgGATCCAATgtttctgtaactttttttttcgttATTTACACTCATCAAGATAATTGATAATTTGTCCCCACTGAGCTAAAACAGTGTCACATATCTATAAAGTCTCAGACAAATACTTTCTTGAGTGATCTGAGATAAATAAAGTGTAGATTTGGTTCAAACTATGGAGAGTTGTTTGAGTTACAAATCTTGGAATCTACTTTGAAGCCACCGTCGCCCCAAAGTGGCCTCAAAGTATGTGAAGCTGGCATTTTCAGTTAACACAGTCGAGAGTTATATCGGACAACAAGTGTTCTGAGgttatttatgaattaaaatttcTAACACAGTCAAAAGCAGTTTTAAGGAGAAATGCATAGgaattaaaatgtgtaaacGTATCCCAGATGTGTGACGTCAAGAAGCAAGTAATAGGTGTattgttgatacatgtacacgcTAAAATTccataaatgtatttatacatattCCTGTAAATATGAAATCGTTTGGCTAAGAAAAGGGAAAACAAAGAGAATTTTGAAGCTAGTCATAGTTGTTTCCAACTGCTACCAACATAGACAGTGTGAAGGTACTGCGTTAATGAATTCCCATGTTTCGATCTGATCGCCAGAAGTGACGGCCAGAACTCCTAAAGACTAGATGGGCTCATTACCGACATTGGGGTCAATGTCCACACTCCATCACATTATCCCTGATATCTTACTACACTGTTTCTACTTCTCTCCTGTCAGACCCACCTCTCTCTTGTCAGACCCACCTCTCTCCTGTCAGACCCACTTCACTCCTATCAGACCCACCTCTCTCCTGTCAGACCCACTTCACTCCTGTCAGACCCACCTCTCTCCTGTCAGACCCACCTCTCTCCTGTCAGACCCACTTCACTCCTATCAGACCCACCTCTCTCCTGTCAGACCCACTTCACTCCTGTCAGACCCACCTCTCTCCTGTCAGACCCACCTCTCTCCTGTCAGACCCACTTCACTCCTGTCAGACCCACCTATCTCCTGTCAGAACCACCTCTCTCCTGTCAGACCCACCTCTCTCCTGTCAGACCCACCTCTCTCCTATCAGACCCACTTCACTCCTGTCAGACCCACCTCTCTCCTGTCAGACCCACCTCTCTCCTGTCAGACCCACTTCACTCCTATCAGACCCACCTCTCTCCTGTCAGACCCACTTCACTCCTGTCAGACCCACCTCTCTCCTGTCAGACCCACCTCTCTCCTGTCAGACCCACTTCACTCCTATCAGACCCACCTCTCTCCTGTCAGACCCACTTCACTCCTGTCAGACCCACCTCTCTCCTGTCAGACCCACCTCTCTCCTGTCAGACCCACTTCACTCCTGTCAGACCCACCTATCTCCTGTCAGAACCACCTCTCTCCTGTCAGACCCACCTCTCTCCTGTCAGACCCACCTCTCTCCTATCAGACCCACCTCTCTCCTCACACcaaaacctcagaccactaaagatTTGGTCTGAGCCAAaactaacaattgattcactgcatggttgcGGTATGTTCTGATATAGTTACATTTCAatggtgacagtggtgggatgtagCAGCTGTGGAATCTGTGGCACTGGGTGACAACGATGGGATTCCAAAATTAGCAAAGTTAGATAATAGAATGACTTCCCTAATTCCATTTTAAATATTGCCATGACCCCGAAAACCGATTTGTAAACTGTGACCCTCCTAATTCTCCCTCCCCTTAAATTACTGAATGCTCCTTAACCAATCTTTACATTTCAGTATAAAGAACTCAAGTTGATATCTTTTAAAGGCAAACcgttaaatgtaaaaaaaacattaaccattccatatttttttttgttacaggAATATTCATCCCATAAAATCGTGGAACGACGACGACGGCATCGTATTAACTCCTGTATAAGTGAGTTGAGTCATGTAATACCATCATCATTCGTCAAGGCGGTAAGTAGATCATTGCGGTGTTCGCGTCTGTTTGTTCGCGTCCATGTTTCCGCTAATGTGTTTTGGTGTAATGTATGTTGTGATGGGTAAGGCGTGGCTGATTTTAGACCGTCGCCCATTCTATTCAGTCCATGCATTGACCACATCAAACTTTCAGAAACCATCGGTCATACCATCTCTGAGTCACCCAAACTACCATCATACATCAGTTATATCGGTATCAACAATCAGTTACCAATATAGCCCAGGAATATAACACCACCTCACTACCATCAGTTCTACATTGGTATCAACAATCAGTTACCAATATAGCCCAGGAATATAACACCACCTCACACCCATCAATCAATCTACCCACATCGTATTTATATTGTCACACAGACCCATAATTAAACCATAGCCACCTGGAGTGGACCACGGTTTATTAATTAACAAGGTATGGGGTATACATATTATAAGCCACGTCAAACTCGTCAATGTTTTCATCCCCTCACCATGGAGGTAGGTAGAAGGGGATAATAATACCGCCATGCTCTCACTATCCAACCTGTTGACCACACGTCTATACTCAAGTCCTTGTTGTAAGTGGATTCGGGGTGAAGCGTGGTTTGATTATGAGATTAGAGGTTCCAGGTTTGAAGGTGACTGACACGTGAATTGATACAGAGATTGGGGGTTCAAAAATGcaggtgattttttttaaatgaccgTCGTATTTCTTGTCATTATATATAACAGAGACACAGTAATAGTAGTGGTAAACTGGAGAAAGCCGAGGTACTTGAGTTAGCAGTggcatatatacatgatatacaacGGAAAGCGAACGAAGACAACATGGATTGTTCTATAGATGATGGCAATGATAATAACCACATGGACGTCAATAACGGTCtgtataaaatacacaatataatatacatgtactgacatttGACTCATATATGTGACAAAAAGACAGTAAACAACAACAGATCCAAGAATACTTTAACTGTAATAGAGGTACCAtttgtaatattgaaaaaaaaattactatcACCAAAATATCGAAATAGTTCAATACATTGACTTGATTTGAGAACGAGGGAGGACCAATTTCTACACACATACTTATTTGACAAACCTGACACtcaaaatgtattcatttgatCCATGGTTGTCAAAAATTATTActtaaaaaattcatttttttggctGTTTTACTATGTGTTATGATTTACTTTTGATTGTAGATTTCCATaggattttcatttgttgtccTATGCTCACCATGTACATTGTTGTCATTGCAAGGCACCAATGCAATGCCAATAACACCCAAATGATTATCTAGTTTGTACTTTCTTATGAATACAGTATCTGATATTCGACACTTTGATGCGGAGACATGTTAAAATTAATCacgtacattttgtattgataAATATAAATTGTTGAACTTCACTTTTACATCTTTCTCCGAGTTCACCGATACACGTTGTTGTTCAGTTTATTGCACAATATATTAAAAATAGCGGAGTTTAGCCATTAAAGAGGAACGccaaagaaaataatttttgcTGGGTTgctaagaaacaccaaattgaaacccATTTTCACCTCAGTCTGTTCTTTCAGTGATATAACATTGTCTTATAGGTCTTAgcagaaatgaatatttattcagCCGTCGTCTTTGGTTTTACAGAGAGTGGAGTAGAGTTGGAAGCAGTCAGCAAAAAGCGGTTTGAGGATGGTTATAAAGCTTGTATGAAGGAAATAGCTCAGTACTTGGCAGAAGTAGAGGCGATGGCACCTCAAGACATACGATTTTTACGTCTTCTCTGTCATCtccaaaatcaaaattttgaagaaatctTTACAAGGGAGAAGAAAAGTTTTAAACCGACTGTAAAACCTGTTCGATTATTGGCCAGATCAACACTATCTCGTTTGAATGGCATACACAACCCTCCAACTTATGAAAAACCTATGAATGAGGATACATTTTCAGACTCAAATTCGGACAGTCCGTTATGCAGTCTCCCTAAAACACCAGGCTCTGACAAAGACGTAATGAGTCCATCGATGAGTTCAACTCATTCCGAAGGGCAGTTCCTTAGCTCCATGGTAACCAAATTGGAACCCGGGGACTCTTCACCATGCGATTTGACATGCCACACTGCATCCAACAGTATAAAGATTGTAAACGTTGCAAGTTTGACGAACTATTCCATAACTCAGCCAGTTGTTGCAACCACATCATCACCAACGGTTTCCATGGTTTCGAACAGCTCTGAAGAAGCAGCTTCACTTTCATCAACTTTGACGAAACCGCATTGCAGTATCACTATGACAACTCCTCCACAGCCATCTAAGAGTGAATCGCCAGAAGAACGCCGTCGGCTTCCTCCACCACTGCTACCAGTTAATACCAATTCATCTCCAATGCCATTGAACGGACTGCACACAACAACCCACCATTCCCACCAAACGATGAATGGTAATACCCCAACCACTATCGCCACCAACCCACCGCAAATTGTAACATTTGTACCTCATCCGATTCCACACCCTGCTCCCGCTAAAGTCATCACTGGATCCAAACTTGTGGTTGATCCAGTTACCGGACAGTATTTCCTACTCCCACCAACTCATTGCATCCAGATTCCTACACATGTACACGTGACTCCACAAGGAGCCAATCACATCGTTTTTAATCCTCCCAGCGCACCTGGGCCCATCCTAACACCGCCTCAGATCAATCATGTGATAACCACCAATGGACACGTGATATCGACATCTCCTAACATGACATCGAATGGTGTGCGTCTTCTTCAAAGCCAATGTCCAAATGCTGTCTTGGCTGTTGCACCTACATCTACCGTTCCATCGACAAAAGTACCACAGTCATCCATGCTTGACGTGAAATCACCGAATGAAGTTTGTTTGGGAAATCAGGAGAACACTCACGCCATGTCAAGATATGCATCGTGTTCTTCGTATATATCACATAATACTCCAATAATGCCAGGCCCACCGATAAGCCCAACCATAAACCCCATTCAAGCCCTTGAAAATATTGCCAAGAAGGACCCTCGTTAATTTCCGAACTAAGTTAAATTTGCCATCATGTTGATGTGATCAGTACGATATAGCAGTTGTACTGGCAGCCACCATGTTACACATTTCATCATTAAAGTTTGAAAAAAGTAGCATTTTGCATAGGTTTTTGTGTAAAAACAAGTTCTGAAGTAAAAATCATCATGAATGGAAATTTTAATCGGCTAAGCTATGACagtgaaaaacaacaactttagGAATTACTACTAATACAACGTTGTTGGATTTTACTATTTTAGTTACAGTACACTGGGTGTATGGTATATGCCGATGACGTCAGAATTAAATTTACTCCGCCAAAATAACTGGGTTATTTATATAGTCTATTTCGTATGAATTATGCAGAAGACATGGGTCTGCAAACTGTCTATTTCgtattatatatagtattttatatcgCTTATAGCACTGTCAAATAAGAAAGGGTACGTTGCTCGTAAATCACATTGCAAGCAAGGCTTTCAATTCTAACGTTGGGGGCGCTCTTTCGTTGTTTTATCCCAAGCCCCCTAACTTTGATGTGACGTTGTAACTtgtatgtattgtgttgtgttgaaatTGATCGGTTGAACGCCCAAGTCACGTGACTCTGTTCCCTGTTGTTATTTCACTTCATTGACTCTTTACAGACGTGTCAGTTTCTTTGGGTGATGGCACACAGAGTCAATAACATCATGATATTTTTGAAACTTATAAACTATTTGAAGTGTAAATTATTTCCTATGTAGCTACTTTCATCACGTTTCctttcatttacataaaataagaATCCCACCGATATTTTAAAAATTCTGAATTTCTAGTATGGCATATTGCTAAACATTTTCGAGACATTAGAGTCTTTGGTGTATATTTTGACAATCTTTTCAT
The Glandiceps talaboti chromosome 6, keGlaTala1.1, whole genome shotgun sequence genome window above contains:
- the LOC144436531 gene encoding uncharacterized protein LOC144436531 isoform X1 — encoded protein: MHGLSGDSMYRMAPNKRESKEYSSHKIVERRRRHRINSCISELSHVIPSSFVKARHSNSSGKLEKAEVLELAVAYIHDIQRKANEDNMDCSIDDGNDNNHMDVNNESGVELEAVSKKRFEDGYKACMKEIAQYLAEVEAMAPQDIRFLRLLCHLQNQNFEEIFTREKKSFKPTVKPVRLLARSTLSRLNGIHNPPTYEKPMNEDTFSDSNSDSPLCSLPKTPGSDKDVMSPSMSSTHSEGQFLSSMVTKLEPGDSSPCDLTCHTASNSIKIVNVASLTNYSITQPVVATTSSPTVSMVSNSSEEAASLSSTLTKPHCSITMTTPPQPSKSESPEERRRLPPPLLPVNTNSSPMPLNGLHTTTHHSHQTMNGNTPTTIATNPPQIVTFVPHPIPHPAPAKVITGSKLVVDPVTGQYFLLPPTHCIQIPTHVHVTPQGANHIVFNPPSAPGPILTPPQINHVITTNGHVISTSPNMTSNGVRLLQSQCPNAVLAVAPTSTVPSTKVPQSSMLDVKSPNEVCLGNQENTHAMSRYASCSSYISHNTPIMPGPPISPTINPIQALENIAKKDPR
- the LOC144436531 gene encoding uncharacterized protein LOC144436531 isoform X2, yielding MDCSIDDGNDNNHMDVNNESGVELEAVSKKRFEDGYKACMKEIAQYLAEVEAMAPQDIRFLRLLCHLQNQNFEEIFTREKKSFKPTVKPVRLLARSTLSRLNGIHNPPTYEKPMNEDTFSDSNSDSPLCSLPKTPGSDKDVMSPSMSSTHSEGQFLSSMVTKLEPGDSSPCDLTCHTASNSIKIVNVASLTNYSITQPVVATTSSPTVSMVSNSSEEAASLSSTLTKPHCSITMTTPPQPSKSESPEERRRLPPPLLPVNTNSSPMPLNGLHTTTHHSHQTMNGNTPTTIATNPPQIVTFVPHPIPHPAPAKVITGSKLVVDPVTGQYFLLPPTHCIQIPTHVHVTPQGANHIVFNPPSAPGPILTPPQINHVITTNGHVISTSPNMTSNGVRLLQSQCPNAVLAVAPTSTVPSTKVPQSSMLDVKSPNEVCLGNQENTHAMSRYASCSSYISHNTPIMPGPPISPTINPIQALENIAKKDPR